One region of Culex pipiens pallens isolate TS chromosome 2, TS_CPP_V2, whole genome shotgun sequence genomic DNA includes:
- the LOC120425789 gene encoding tuberin isoform X1, whose translation MSSKDKDNNTFNKLKQFFRITKTSGATHRDRNYFPISAELERELQPETPVGQRCKALKDLSEDVIKYRLEVDSVQLLWHLTKDLIVGNKSTEQRHVALNFYCKLIKGQYDNLKLMRAQFFRVIVSHEEPEDIAYRLEMLKSLTENGKNIQYFEKEIGSFLVQWISQIDQAGLIVPLLELIVNLVKYNAASLEKNFLVGIVNYIFDLTCRVEDTQTILLSLTVLDCLPGYAIIPNEILTLFIVILCRTVNREAYCQTSWKIMKNLFGTALGHATLLTMCNILNDRTFYRDEALLRGAIFHTNMGLWGVSGSAILNCPPSIVLTSFWNALKSEHVVVTFEVILSIHRLIQKNGPELNEPTWDIICDIMTEISSNLAKYRLPNDNHVVRNFHETLDVIEDLLQRNDISADPDKIYGLIEKVSSERPEASVRRLIEYMTTKISATRPEWLLELCSFMDRFYKMKGTMIRIYAVQALVKIMNINRAAYEEEILDRIVMVHLAGVVHEMDPEVRTAVAGALINFIMHCDTKRCLELLEIVGKMLQRPYDWYAQDRRVVTSVRDVADIIVLVDGLIEIFGVKLYRLPSAHAIRVFHLLLRQLELHYERPIVFQRVNVVRYNIFKWMLKARANASFHVGYPETDKSTKIRFSLYLGVEGPFQHQSTQPPQSSSVAGQSGQSSSQLNLAQQQDAKAADAMPSAGLTTISIKRGCQIIVDCLREEKDWEVIQLVLSELPNIMENKALIQGNDVDSLAKTLFRMFNDRMLTDKLIFYTNKPTQTDIHDLVLPVLASLATYHQHLEFLTKKNIIDVLKNGLISRRPQICIQTLTVLLLEMPDPLVPKLPNLLYELSKMTTSITVAVPVLEFLSTLSHLPNDRIANFVVVDYMYVMAMSFPYTNPYRYDHYTVSLAHHVIAGWFLKCRLPLRKNLVYYIVKALDSNVHTPFQDGSRPRADFSQVNEDSSNRKRSSSLTEQGSKRRGAGDRATIQQAQQAQQKTNQPNFNSDLYNFHSELAETCIDFMANHTYSPCSGLAKRSPAAEFLLRGGQSNTWLLGHNLVTITTSGCSAIPLRNGLCDRCFTMCKDSKSSTTTTTTVAASAAAAAASSEPNTASTGLSADSSSNKDSGMGTGVLESQAAVNKRYTKASLQHSSANESDSTDLVTTSSSTSSSTPAALSASSAGNATGNRFFRQGSQEGGYSSSSLETLSRRGSNPDPTAADSGSTEQQQTPAATLTSKKAAGATAATGDAADKPIQLCACSCTGWAEICIRRPTGMLSWMMRVQNQINYDQSMGEFPLQDLTTLFVPSLDGGIVGADFFGQVVPTAGGGEVPPAVIPSKELDVVAGPSAVQIPPATLKATKVSISDEVFEIRKDEESSDMGEDEDVLVEPHEATIGTTTGPIDIPRHGAVAEDANEDEDDVAFDDPEGRSRNPVRRVNSSPEMSSNWKNQFLNKINSKEGEGFEGPMEMEVQQKKKNYGKGVSCEAIPEEIAGSTPPSGPKTTTPAPPSDSLTVRASGNVRQQPDFTTSGATLHPSASLPESSEAEPSTTSAPKKQHSADDAITGGRLEATSSSTETIASPAMMMNPIAQTLSSSSLNLKLPMEKITTKPPQSPAPLSPRLLARNAINGKLSNSGTASPAFPAISGAGTMHPTSNENDFPRGRSKTISVAREHYSRDNLKWGGYSKSSAQSRLRGEQAGGGGGGAATRSVISPSFVFLQLYHSGQLNSEKPILMDKDASDRAIHLLDLIAPFEKHKIGVLYVGPGQAGNEAEILKNRFGSLRYAKFLRKLGTLVAIKEAKEQNFFIDLECNGKDGNFTYIWQDDIVQVTFHVATLMPNHRHDPNCNEKKKHIGNDFVSIVYNESGDPYDLKTIKGQFNYACVVIEPMELDSNRVFVLARDEIAQHVSAKPKIVSDSGAPLLARQMALHANLASLVSQSLKIKNQNPYASNWLERLRKIKNIRAKAASSVDTQEQQTTGSGGPVRGPGGSVGSAQDLTTASTTRGDDFTVYTQ comes from the exons ATGAGCAGCAAGGACAAGGACAACAACACCTTCAACAAGCTGAAGCAGTTTTTTCGCATCACCAAGACCAGCGGAG CTACTCACCGTGACCGGAACTACTTTCCCATCAGTGCGGAGTTGGAGCGGGAACTGCAGCCGGAAACGCCCGTCGGTCAACGCTGCAAGGCTCTGAAGGACTTGAGCGAGGATGTCATCAAGTACCGGCTCGAAGTGGACTCGGTGCAGCTGCTGTGGCACCTGACGAAGGACCTGATTGTCGGGAACAAGTCCACCGAGCAGCGGCACGTCGCGCTCAACTTTTACTGCAAGCTCATCAAGGGTCAGTACGACAACCTGAAGCTGATGCGGGCCCAGTTCTTCCGGGTGATTGTGTCCCACGAGGAGCCCGAGGACATTGCCTACCGGCTGGAAATGCTCAAAAGCCTCACCGAAAACGGCAAGAACATCCAGTACTTCGAGAAAGAAATCGGCTCCTTTCTCGTCCAATGGATCTCCCAAATCGACCAGGCCGGCCTCATCGTTCCCCTGCTCGAACTCATCGTGAACCTGGTCAAGTACAACGCGGCCAGCCTAGAGAAAAACTTCCTCGTCGGAATCGTCAACTACATCTTCGATCTGACATGCCGCGTCGAAGACACCCAAACCATCCTGCTGTCCCTGACCGTACTCGACTGCCTCCCCGGGTACGCCATCATCCCGAACGAAATCCTCACCCTGTTCATCGTGATCCTGTGTCGCACCGTAAATCGCGAAGCGTACTGCCAAACCTCGTGGAAGATCATGAAGAACCTGTTTGGAACGGCGCTGGGGCACGCGACGCTGCTCACCATGTGCAACATCCTGAACGATCGTACCTTTTACCGGGACGAGGCGCTGCTCCGTGGGGCCATCTTTCACACCAACATGGGACTGTGGGGCGTGAGCGGATCGGCCATCCTCAACTGTCCGCCGTCGATCGTGCTGACGAGCTTTTGGAAC GCCCTCAAAAGTGAGCACGTAGTGGTTACGTTCGAGGTGATTCTCAGCATTCACCGGCTGATCCAGAAGAATGGCCCAGAGCTAAACGAACCCACGTGGGACATCATTTGCGACATCATGACGGAGATCTCGTCCAACCTGGCCAAGTACCGGCTGCCAAACGATAACCACGTTGTGCGGAACTTTCACGAGACGCTCGATGTGATCGAGGATCTGCTGCAGCGGAACGACATCAGTGCCGACCCGGACAAGATCTACGGGTTGATTGAGAAGGTATCGAGCGAGCGGCCGGAGGCGTCCGTGAGGCGCTTGATCGAATACATGACGACGAAGATTTCGGCAACGCGGCCTGAGTGGCTGCTGGAGTTGTGCTCGTTTATGGACCGGTTCTACAAGATGAAGGGTACGATGATCCGGATTTACGCGGTGCAGGCGTTGGTGAAGATTATGAACATCAACCGGGCGGCTTACGAGGAGGAGATTCTGGACCGGATCGTGATGGTGCATTTGGCTGGGGTTGTGCACGAGATGGATCCGGAGGTGAGGACGGCCGTCGCGGGGGCGTTGATCAATTTTATCATGCATTGTGACACGAAGCGCTGCTTGGAGTTGTTGGAGATTGTGGGAAAGATGCTGCAGCGTCCGTACGATTGGTACGCGCAGGATCGACGCGTCGTTACCTCGGTGCGGGACGTGGCGGACATTATCGTGCTGGTGGATGGGTTGATTGAGATATTCGGCGTAAAGTTGTACCGGTTGCCGTCGGCGCACGCAATCCGGGTGTTTCACCTGCTGCTGCGTCAACTCGAGCTGCACTATGAAAGGCCGATTGTCTTCCAACGGGTGAACGTCGTTCGGTACAACATTTTCAAGTGGATGTTGAAGGCCCGAGCGAACGCGTCGTTCCACGTGGGCTACCCGGAGACGGACAAATCGACCAAGATTCGGTTCAGCCTTTATTTGGGCGTTGAAGGGCCGTTTCAGCATCAGAGCACTCAGCCGCCGCAATCGAGCAGCGTGGCCGGACAATCGGGTCAATCGTCGAGTCAGCTGAACCTGGCCCAACAGCAGGACGCCAAAGCGGCTGACGCAATGCCTTCGGCAGGGTTGACCACGATTTCGATCAAACGCGGTTGTCAAATCATTGTTGATTGCCTGCGCGAGGAAAAAGACTGGGAAGTTATTCAGCTGGTTCTGTCCGAGCTGCCCAACATCATGGAGAACAAGGCCCTGATTCAGGGCAACGACGTGGACTCGCTGGCGAAAACGCTGTTCCGGATGTTCAACGATCGGATGCTCACAGACAAGTTGATCTTCTACACGAACAAACCTACCCAAACGGACATCCACGATCTGGTGCTGCCCGTGTTGGCCAGTCTCGCAACATACCACCAACACTTGGAGTTCCTCACCAAAAAGAACATCATCGACGTCCTCAAGAACGGCCTCATCTCTCGACGACCCCAAATTTGCATCCAAACCCTGACGGTCCTTCTGCTCGAGATGCCCGATCCTCTGGTGCCCAAACTACCCAATCTACTCTACGAACTCAGCAAAATGACCACCAGCATAACGGTGGCCGTTCCGGTCCTGGAGTTCCTCTCAACCCTAAGCCACCTCCCAAACGATCGCATCGCCAACTTTGTCGTGGTCGATTACATGTACGTCATGGCAATGTCCTTCCCTTACACGAACCCGTACCGCTACGACCACTACACCGTATCGCTGGCCCACCACGTGATCGCCGGCTGGTTCCTCAAGTGTCGGCTGCCATTGCGCAAAAACTTGGTCTACTACATCGTGAAGGCCCTTGACTCGAACGTGCACACGCCCTTCCAGGACGGCTCGAGACCCCGCGCCGATTTCTCCCAGGTCAACGAAGATTCCTCCAACCGGAAGCGCAGCTCCAGCCTAACCGAGCAAGGCTCCAAACGTCGCGGAGCCGGCGATCGCGCCACAATCCAGCAAGCGCAACAAGCCCAACAAAAGACCAACCAACCCAACTTCAACAGCGACCTCTACAACTTCCACTCCGAGCTCGCCGAAACGTGCATCGACTTTATGGCCAACCACACGTACTCGCCCTGCTCCGGCCTAGCGAAGCGCAGTCCCGCCGCCGAGTTTCTCCTCCGCGGTGGGCAATCCAACACGTGGCTCCTCGGCCACAATCTTGTTACGATCACGACCAGCGGCTGCTCGGCCATTCCGCTGCGCAACGGACTCTGCGATCGGTGCTTCACCATGTGCAAGGACAGCAAgtcctcgacgacgacgacgacgacggtggcggCTTCGGCGGCTGCGGCGGCAGCTTCGTCTGAACCGAACACCGCCAGCACCGGATTGTCTGCGGATTCGAGCTCGAACAAAGATTCGGGCATGGGCACCGGGGTCCTCGAGTCGCAAGCCGCCGTCAACAAAAGGTATACCAAAGCAAGTTTGCAACATAGTAG CGCAAACGAATCCGACAGCACCGATCTGGTGACGACCAGCTCTTCGACGTCCTCTTCAACACCAGCGGCGCTTTCAGCATCATCAGCTGGAAACGCCACCGGCAATCGCTTCTTCCGCCAGGGCTCCCAGGAGGGTGGCTACTCGTCGAGCTCGCTGGAGACGCTGTCCCGCCGGGGCAGCAACCCGGATCCGACGGCGGCGGACAGCGGTTCCACCGAGCAGCAGCAGACTCCGGCAGCGACGCTCACCAGCAAAAAGGCGGCGGGTGCGACTGCTGCTACGGGGGATGCCGCGGACAAGCCGATTCAGCTGTGCGCGTGCTCTTGCACGGGTTGGGCGGAGATTTGCATTCGACGGCCGACAGGAATGCTGTCCTGGATGATGAGGGTGCAGAACCAGATTAACTATGATCAGTCGATGGGAGAGTTTCCGCTGCAGGACTTGACGACACTGTTTGTGCCCAGCCTGGACGGAGGCATCGTGGGTGCGGACTTTTTCGGGCAGGTTGTTCCGACTGCTGGTGGCGGGGAAGTTCCACCGGCGGTCATTCCCAGCAAAGAGTTGGACGTGGTTGCAGGTCCATCAGCGGTTCAGATTCCACCGGCCACGTTGAAGGCTACCAAAGTGTCCATCTCGGACGAGGTATTTGAGATCCGGAAGGACGAAGAGAGCAGTGACATGGGAGAGGACGAAGATGTGCTGGTTGAGCCGCATGAGGCTACTATTGGGACCACGACGGGCCCGATCGATATACCGCGGCACGGGGCGGTTGCAGAAGATGCCAACGAAGATGAGGACGATGTGGCATTTGACGATCCCGAGGGAAGGTCACGTAATCCGGTGCGTCGAGTAAACTCGAGTCCCGAAATGAGCTCCAACTGGAAGAACCAGTTCTTGAACAAGATCAACAGCAAGGAAGGCGAGGGTTTCGAGGGACCGATGGAAATGGAGGTTCAACAGAAGAAGAAAAACTACGGGAAAGGCGTCAGCTGTGAGGCGATCCCGGAAGAAATAGCTGGATCAACGCCCCCAAGTGGACCTAAAACTACCACTCCAGCTCCTCCAAGTGACAGCTTGACCGTCCGAGCGTCGGGAAATGTCAGGCAACAGCCAGATTTCACCACATCCGGAGCGACTCTCCACCCGTCGGCCTCTCTGCCGGAATCCTCCGAGGCAGAACCATCAACCACATCCGCCCCAAAGAAGCAACACTCTGCCGACGACGCCATCACCGGAGGTCGCCTCGAAGCGACCAGCTCGTCTACGGAGACCATTGCTTCCCCAGCGATGATGATGAATCCGATAGCCCAAACCCTTTCCTCGTCCTCTCTTAACCTTAAACTCCCGATGGAGAAAATTACCACCAAACCGCCTCAATCCCCTGCCCCGCTGTCCCCGCGCCTCCTCGCACGCAACGCCATTAACGGCAAACTGTCCAACTCGGGCACAGCCTCCCCGGCGTTCCCCGCCATCTCCGGCGCCGGGACCATGCACCCCACCTCGAACGAAAACGACTTCCCCCGCGGGCGCTCCAAAACCATTTCCGTAGCGCGCGAGCACTACAGTCGGGACAACCTCAAGTGGGGCGGCTACAGTAAAAGCTCTGCCCAGTCGCGCCTCCGCGGTGAACAGGCcggcggtggtggtggcggtgccGCGACCCGCTCCGTCATCAGCCCGAGCTTCGTCTTTCTGCAGCTCTACCACAGCGGTCAACTCAACTCGGAGAAGCCCATCCTCATGGACAAGGACGCCAGCGATCGGGCCATCCACCTGCTCGACCTGATCGCGCCCTTCGAAAAGCACAAGATCGGCGTCCTGTACGTTGGACCCGGCCAAGCCGGCAACGAGGCGGAAATCCTCAAGAACCGCTTTGGAAGTCTGCGATATGCGAAATTCCTCCGCAAATTGGGCACCCTGGTCGCCATCAAGGAGGCGAAGGAGCAAAACTTCTTCATCGATCTGGAGTGTAACGGCAAGGACGGGAACTTCACGTACATCTGGCAGGACGACATCGTGCAGGTGACGTTCCACGTGGCGACGCTGATGCCGAACCACCGGCACGATCCCAACTGCAACGAGAAGAAGAAGCACATCGGGAACGACTTTGTGTCGATCGTGTACAACGAGAGCGGCGACCCGTACGACCTGAAGACGATCAAG GGTCAATTTAACTACGCCTGTGTGGTGATCGAACCGATGGAGCTGGACAGCAACCGCGTCTTCGTGCTGGCTCGGGACGAAATTGCGCAGCACGTGAGCGCCAAGCCCAAGATTGTGTCCGATTCGGGCGCACCGCTTCTGGCCCGCCAGATGGCACTGCATGCAAAT TTGGCTTCACTGGTGTCGCAATCGCTCAAGATCAAAAACCAGAACCCGTACGCATCCAACTGGCTGGAGCGGCTGCGGAAGATTAAGAACATACGCGCCAAGGCCGCCAGCAGTGTGGACACGCAGGAGCAGCAGACTACCGGCAGTGGTGGGCCGGTTCGTGGTCCCGGCGGAAGTGTCGGATCGGCGCAGGATCTGACCACGGCCTCGACGACGCGTGGCGACGATTTCACCGTTTATACTCAGTAG